In Scatophagus argus isolate fScaArg1 chromosome 14, fScaArg1.pri, whole genome shotgun sequence, the following proteins share a genomic window:
- the ammecr1 gene encoding AMME syndrome candidate gene 1 protein isoform X2, giving the protein MGRKRCVGADCSKMAAGCCGVKKQKLSGSPGSGGPGGVGAGSGVAGTGHCGSELGIGSSATVAAAANVSRANGLGGPGGNVSGSSSSSGSSGTNALSSAPAGYTSSGLSPNLSSGPGSGSGGRKMVVSAEMCCFCFDVLYCHLYGYQPPRTPRFTNDPYALKDSRFPPMTRDELPRLFCSVSLLTNFEDVGDYLDWEVGVHGIRIEFFNEKGSKRTATYLPEVAKEQGWDHIQTIDSLLRKGGYKAPITNDFRKTIKLTRYRSEKMTMGYAEYIAHRQHHHYQNGIGHPLPPYNHYS; this is encoded by the exons ATGGGTCGGAAGCGGTGTGTCGGTGCAGATTGTTCCAAGATGGCGGCCGGGTGCTGCGGGGTGAAGAAGCAGAAACTGTCGGGATCACCCGGGTCGGGGGGTCCCGGCGGGGTGGGGGCGGGAAGCGGGGTGGCAGGAACCGGACATTGTGGCTCGGAGTTGGGGATTGGCTCCTCCGCGACTGTTGCAGCAGCGGCGAACGTGAGCAGAGCCAACGGCCTGGGGGGACCCGGAGGTAACGTTAGCggcagcagtagtagtagtggtagcaGCGGCACAAACGCTCTGTCCTCAGCCCCGGCCGGTTACACTTCATCCGGCCTCTCCCCGAATCTCAGCTCGGGACCCGGTTCGGGAAGTGGAGGCAGAAAAATGGTCGTCTCAGCGGAGAtgtgctgcttctgttttgACGTGCTTTATTGCCATCTGTACGGATACCAACCTCCGAGAACACCCAGGTTTACAAATGATCCCTA TGCCCTTAAAGACAGCCGCTTCCCCCCTATGACAAGGGATGAGCTGCCTCGCCTCTTCTGCTCAGTGTCTCTTCTCACCAACTTTGAAGACGTCGGTGATTACCTTGACTGGGAG GTGGGTGTTCACGGTATTAGGATAGAGTTTTTCAATGAAAAAGGATCAAAGCGCACCGCCACCTACCTACCAGAGGTTGCAAAGGAGCAAG GTTGGGACCACATTCAAACCATAGATTCCTTACTACGAAAGGGAGGTTACAAAGCTCCCATCACAAATGACTTCAGGAAGACCATTAAGTTAACCAG GTACCGTAGCGAGAAGATGACAATGGGTTATGCAGAGTACATCGCCCACCGCCAGCACCATCACTACCAGAATGGCATTGGGCACCCTCTACCACCCTACAACCATTATTCCTGA
- the ammecr1 gene encoding AMME syndrome candidate gene 1 protein isoform X1, with protein MGRKRCVGADCSKMAAGCCGVKKQKLSGSPGSGGPGGVGAGSGVAGTGHCGSELGIGSSATVAAAANVSRANGLGGPGGNVSGSSSSSGSSGTNALSSAPAGYTSSGLSPNLSSGPGSGSGGRKMVVSAEMCCFCFDVLYCHLYGYQPPRTPRFTNDPYPLFVTWKIGRDKRLRGCIGTFSAMNLHSGLREYTLTSALKDSRFPPMTRDELPRLFCSVSLLTNFEDVGDYLDWEVGVHGIRIEFFNEKGSKRTATYLPEVAKEQGWDHIQTIDSLLRKGGYKAPITNDFRKTIKLTRYRSEKMTMGYAEYIAHRQHHHYQNGIGHPLPPYNHYS; from the exons ATGGGTCGGAAGCGGTGTGTCGGTGCAGATTGTTCCAAGATGGCGGCCGGGTGCTGCGGGGTGAAGAAGCAGAAACTGTCGGGATCACCCGGGTCGGGGGGTCCCGGCGGGGTGGGGGCGGGAAGCGGGGTGGCAGGAACCGGACATTGTGGCTCGGAGTTGGGGATTGGCTCCTCCGCGACTGTTGCAGCAGCGGCGAACGTGAGCAGAGCCAACGGCCTGGGGGGACCCGGAGGTAACGTTAGCggcagcagtagtagtagtggtagcaGCGGCACAAACGCTCTGTCCTCAGCCCCGGCCGGTTACACTTCATCCGGCCTCTCCCCGAATCTCAGCTCGGGACCCGGTTCGGGAAGTGGAGGCAGAAAAATGGTCGTCTCAGCGGAGAtgtgctgcttctgttttgACGTGCTTTATTGCCATCTGTACGGATACCAACCTCCGAGAACACCCAGGTTTACAAATGATCCCTA cccGCTGTTTGTCACATGGAAAATAGGCAGAGACAAGCGGTTGAGGGGTTGTATAGGTACATTTTCTGCCATGAATCTGCACTCAGGACTCAGGGAGTACACCCTTACCAG TGCCCTTAAAGACAGCCGCTTCCCCCCTATGACAAGGGATGAGCTGCCTCGCCTCTTCTGCTCAGTGTCTCTTCTCACCAACTTTGAAGACGTCGGTGATTACCTTGACTGGGAG GTGGGTGTTCACGGTATTAGGATAGAGTTTTTCAATGAAAAAGGATCAAAGCGCACCGCCACCTACCTACCAGAGGTTGCAAAGGAGCAAG GTTGGGACCACATTCAAACCATAGATTCCTTACTACGAAAGGGAGGTTACAAAGCTCCCATCACAAATGACTTCAGGAAGACCATTAAGTTAACCAG GTACCGTAGCGAGAAGATGACAATGGGTTATGCAGAGTACATCGCCCACCGCCAGCACCATCACTACCAGAATGGCATTGGGCACCCTCTACCACCCTACAACCATTATTCCTGA